The DNA sequence CTTTCAAGAATACCTGTATTATTGTATTGATACAATGCTATTATAGGAACTATCATACTACTGTCTTTCCCTTCCCCTCAACAGTCATCTCCAAGCATGGATGATTTGGGCTCGATTTTCACTGATGAGGAGTTGCGCCTCCTGAACTTCACTGAATGGGAATTTGTCGAGCTTGAGGACCTTGGTCCTGTGCTGGGGCCCCGTCACCTGTCCGCCCTGGTGTTCTATAGCTTGGTCTTCCTGCTGGGGGTCCCGGGCAACGCTCTTGTGGTGTGGGTGACGGGCTTCCGCATGCCGCGCTCCGTCACCTCTCTGTGGTTCCTCAACCTGGCCCTGGCTGACCTGCTGTGCTGCCTGTCCCTGCCCCTCCTCATGGTGCCCTTGGCCATGGACCAGCACTGGCCCTTTGGCCCCGTGGCCTGCAAGCTGCTCAAGGGACTCATCTACCTGGTCATGTATTGTAGCGTGCTGCTGCTAGTACTTATCAGCCTGGACCGCTGGCTGCTGGTCAGCTTgcccgtgtggtgccagaactgGAGGAGGCCACGCAAGGCCGCCTGGGTATGTGTCGGGTTGTGGCTCCTGGCCCTGCTGGGCAGCATCCCCCAGTTTGTCTACGTGAAGGAGGTCCAGCTAAGCACCAGTAAATCAGAGTGCCTGGGATCTCACACTATAGTTAGCGGCTGGACTATCACTACTGTACGCTTCCTGTTGGGTTTTGTGATGCCATTCATCACCATCGTGGCGTGTCATTGGGTTGTGTATAGCAGGGCCGGGCGGGGGTCTGGGGTGGGGTCTGGGAGGGTGAGTGAGGTGCGCTCCAGACGCACCTTGAGGGTCATTTTTGCTGTGTTGCTGAGCTTCTTCCTGTGCTGGGTTCCACTGCACATATTGGATTTCCTGATCCTATTGACCCCCCGGCATTCATCGCACAGCGCCAACATACAGCTGGCCCACACCCTGGCCCTCTGTCTTGCCTACTGTAACAGCTGCCTCAACCCTCTGATCTATGTGTGTCTGGGACGAGGCTTTAAGCAGAGTATTAATCGTTCCCTGCGCAGTATGTTAAACTTCGCCACCGAGGAGCCGCTACCCAGAAAGAGCATGTCCAAGAGCACATCAGAAAGAACCCTGGAGATGAATATAATGTAAagttctgtgtgtgcgtgtgtgtgtgtgtgtgtgtgtgtgtgtgtgtgtgtgtgtgtgtgtgtgtgtgtgtgtgtgtgtgtgtgtgtgtgtgtgtgtgtgtgtgtgtgtgtgtgtgtgtgtgtgtgtgtgtgtaaaccatgAGAACTTGCTGAGTCAGAGTGTTTTGTGACATTAAAAAGTGCTGAGAGACGTGATTCGAATCCAGTGTTGTTTAACAGAACAGGAACTTCTGCCCTCTCTGTAATATATTTCCGCCAGCAATCACACTTGTGCAATTACATTTGGCTTTATCTGTattttagggctctattcaatcagatccgctttagctGACATCCCCAATAAGGTTGTTTTGGTGGTGTGAGAGGTGgaactgtgttagagctgtcacACCAGTGCCATaattactgtatatatgtgaTAACCTTTGTATGCTTGCAATGCGTAATGATGGAAAAGTACTGGGTAAATGGAGATGTACTGCTTTAGTTCTCAGGCTGAGAATTGTCTGCCCCTGCTGATAGTCACACAAGCTCAAGGCCGAGATAGTAGAGTGAAAAACCACAGTGTAGACATGTTTTTCTCATCTTAGATGCTTTGTATCCAATCCAGTGCAACAATGTTAACTGCTTAGTGATCCCTTCACGCACCAATCccgttaacttcttggtgacaggggtcAGCATTTTCATGTCCCGGATGAAATGCAtacccaaattcaactgcctgctactcatccccagaagataagatatgcatattattagtagatctggatagaaaacactgaagattctaaaactgtttgaatcatgtctgtgagtatagcagaacttatttagcaggcgtaagtaaccctgaggacaaaccattcagattttttttttcaggtcactctcttttcaatgggatttcattgggaatccagatttctaagggaccttcttgcagttcctatcgcgtccactggatgtcaccagtctttagaaattggttgaggtttttcctttgtgtaatgaagaagtacggcaatcttgaacgagggtcacttgaagtgtactgttagatagaggcgcgtgaccagaaagctagctacagtttgttttcctcctgtattgaacacagatcatcccgtcttcaattgtaTCTATTATTtgcgtaaaaaaatacctaaagttgtattacaaaagtagtttgaaatgttttggcaaagtttacaggtaacttttgagatattttgtagtcacattGTGTAAGTTGGAACCgttgtttttctggatcaaacgcgccaaataaatggacattttggatatataatcaacggaattaattgaacaaaaggaccatttgtgatgtttatgggacatattggagtgccaacaaaagaagcttgtcaaaggtaaggcatgaattctaattttattt is a window from the Oncorhynchus mykiss isolate Arlee chromosome 24, USDA_OmykA_1.1, whole genome shotgun sequence genome containing:
- the LOC110504024 gene encoding C5a anaphylatoxin chemotactic receptor 1-like produces the protein MGVRSVLRCSHDQYYVICVCISPCIFGNALTFLQFLIIRRSGHDWVRCLWTEIVLKKNSSYFFWLCAESSTRGRRYINLKSKSSPSMDDLGSIFTDEELRLLNFTEWEFVELEDLGPVLGPRHLSALVFYSLVFLLGVPGNALVVWVTGFRMPRSVTSLWFLNLALADLLCCLSLPLLMVPLAMDQHWPFGPVACKLLKGLIYLVMYCSVLLLVLISLDRWLLVSLPVWCQNWRRPRKAAWVCVGLWLLALLGSIPQFVYVKEVQLSTSKSECLGSHTIVSGWTITTVRFLLGFVMPFITIVACHWVVYSRAGRGSGVGSGRVSEVRSRRTLRVIFAVLLSFFLCWVPLHILDFLILLTPRHSSHSANIQLAHTLALCLAYCNSCLNPLIYVCLGRGFKQSINRSLRSMLNFATEEPLPRKSMSKSTSERTLEMNIM